One Helicobacter cetorum MIT 00-7128 DNA window includes the following coding sequences:
- a CDS encoding dipeptide ABC transporter ATP-binding protein — protein MLKIENLSCALSSHFSLQNINISLLEAQRIGLVGESGSGKSSIANLIMRLNPKFKPHSGKILFENKNLLECSMQDLQAIRGNTIAYIAQDPLSSLNPLHKIYKQISEAFFLHHKLASKTLIKEKVLEVMHLVHLDESLLNRYPYELSGGQRQRVAIAMGIINAPKLLICDEPTTALDAQVQGQILDLLYQLSVEKNLALLFISHDLNAIKRLVEKVFVLKNGLVCESGDTNELFNAPKHPYTKTLLESSILPKKTLKPLDSTCLETKDFSVHYLQKRFFMPSLQKTLISKVNFSLKEKENIGVIGRSGSGKSSLALGLLKLALSSGEEKILGQNVQNLNSKAFKPYRKILQIVFQDPYASLNPRLSIQDILLEALFFGSPSLNKEILKEQAKICLEEVQLESKLLHAYAFELSGGERQRVAIARAIALKPSIIVLDEPTSALDKSIQKSILNLLLNLQEKQGLSYLFISHDLDIVQAFCDKVLVVCEGQVAEFGTTEEVFENPKHEYTKHLLESRK, from the coding sequence ATGCTTAAAATTGAAAATTTAAGTTGTGCTTTAAGCTCGCATTTTTCACTTCAAAATATCAATATTTCTCTTTTAGAGGCTCAAAGAATAGGCTTAGTGGGCGAGAGTGGGAGCGGAAAAAGCTCTATTGCTAATCTTATTATGCGATTAAACCCCAAATTTAAACCCCACTCAGGAAAAATACTTTTTGAAAATAAAAATCTTTTAGAATGCTCTATGCAAGATTTGCAAGCTATAAGGGGAAATACCATTGCTTATATCGCTCAAGACCCTCTATCTAGTCTCAATCCTTTGCATAAAATCTATAAGCAAATTAGCGAGGCCTTTTTCTTGCACCATAAACTTGCTAGTAAAACGCTCATTAAAGAAAAGGTTTTAGAAGTTATGCACTTAGTGCATTTAGATGAGAGCTTGTTAAATCGCTACCCTTATGAATTAAGCGGAGGGCAACGCCAAAGAGTGGCTATTGCTATGGGCATAATCAATGCGCCAAAACTTCTTATTTGTGATGAGCCAACTACCGCTTTAGATGCGCAAGTGCAAGGACAAATTTTAGACTTACTCTATCAATTAAGTGTTGAAAAAAATCTCGCTCTTTTATTCATTAGCCATGATTTGAATGCGATTAAGCGCCTTGTAGAAAAGGTGTTTGTGCTTAAAAATGGCTTAGTATGCGAGAGTGGGGACACTAACGAATTATTTAACGCCCCCAAACACCCCTATACCAAAACCTTATTAGAATCTTCAATATTGCCTAAAAAAACTCTAAAACCCCTAGATTCAACATGCCTAGAAACAAAAGATTTTAGCGTGCATTATTTGCAAAAACGCTTTTTTATGCCCTCTTTACAAAAAACGCTCATTTCTAAAGTCAATTTTAGCTTGAAAGAAAAGGAAAATATTGGGGTGATTGGAAGAAGTGGGAGCGGGAAAAGCTCTCTAGCTCTAGGGCTTTTAAAGCTTGCCTTAAGTAGTGGGGAAGAAAAAATTTTAGGTCAAAATGTCCAAAATCTTAATTCAAAAGCCTTTAAACCCTATCGCAAGATTTTACAAATTGTCTTTCAAGACCCTTATGCCTCGCTCAACCCTCGTTTAAGCATTCAAGATATTCTTTTAGAAGCGCTTTTTTTTGGCTCACCCTCTCTTAATAAAGAGATCCTTAAAGAGCAAGCCAAAATTTGCTTAGAAGAAGTGCAACTAGAGTCTAAATTATTGCATGCGTATGCGTTTGAATTAAGCGGAGGGGAGCGCCAAAGAGTGGCTATTGCTAGAGCGATTGCTCTAAAGCCCTCAATTATTGTCTTAGATGAGCCTACTTCAGCCTTAGATAAAAGCATTCAAAAATCAATTTTAAACTTGCTTTTAAACTTGCAAGAAAAACAAGGTTTAAGCTACTTATTTATTAGCCATGATTTGGACATTGTGCAAGCGTTTTGTGATAAGGTGCTAGTAGTATGTGAGGGACAAGTTGCTGAATTTGGCACTACAGAAGAAGTCTTTGAAAACCCTAAACACGAATATACCAAACACTTATTAGAATCCAGAAAATAA
- a CDS encoding TonB-dependent receptor family protein, with amino-acid sequence MKYFSVSLALMVSFNEILLAKSKDYTLGKIKATGQKDNLSGFVNTSYNGLTAPKSWQDEEVKKFSGSRTVISNKQLMQTANQSIEEALQNVPGMQIRNTSGIGVLPVIQVRGFGAGGSGHSNAAQILVNGIPIYIGPYAQIGLPVFPVTFQSVDRIDVIKGGSSVQYGPNTFGGVINIITKPITDKWVNEAAERITFWNKAQPKDWVDKNAHPINNSLENNMLYNTYVKTGGKIGKHFGIMAQANWVRGQGFRINQPTSISNYMLDGEYDINENNDIKAYYQYYDFNMSTPGSLDWASYEQNRFANNRPYNKKSGRAKRFGIVYTNRFGDIDKVGGIFTFTYYTQDMTRNFQIDSNYNSSNTHLCLEGVACPFGGNMYPYTSNTYNGFTLDQNPRRVVFNAFEPKLNLVVNTGKIKQTFIMGMRYFTTDMYAKNFRNTLSCNNENASWCDNGGVNPQVYEGSAPGMSGWYDKKNHYRRWNNDYVAAYISDKIEMFDSKLSITPGVRYTFMQYHYTGDKSWGYEPPKIDLQKISNMNVWNPSVNIDYTAYEDNKHTMFTYFTYQRSFLPPQLNVISVGNVTNEYFTQHFDQVEVGARYSYKNKFSFNADYYRIWAKDYATGQYAIYTSGPNKGNIRPVNGYSQGVELEAYYRPIRGLQFHAAFNYIDTRVTSHFALTDLAGDSLKGTSYNKMFPFVSPYQFIFDARYTYKRTTFGLSSYFYSRAYSNIGNTVERNTYWDLGGNNINGGGAGCGAWCMTVSRGELPWYWVWNIEVSQVFWENGRHRVYGSLQVNNLFNMQYYFIGIGSSPSGFQSAPGRSVTAYLSYQF; translated from the coding sequence TTGAAATATTTTAGTGTTTCTTTAGCATTAATGGTGTCTTTTAATGAAATTTTATTGGCTAAAAGCAAGGATTATACTCTAGGTAAGATTAAAGCTACAGGGCAAAAGGACAATTTATCAGGTTTTGTTAACACAAGCTATAATGGCTTGACAGCTCCTAAAAGTTGGCAAGATGAAGAGGTGAAGAAATTTAGTGGTAGTAGAACCGTGATTTCTAATAAACAACTTATGCAAACGGCTAATCAAAGTATTGAAGAGGCTTTGCAAAATGTGCCGGGTATGCAAATAAGAAACACAAGTGGTATTGGTGTGTTGCCTGTTATTCAAGTGAGAGGTTTTGGAGCAGGTGGCTCAGGGCATTCTAATGCGGCACAAATTCTAGTTAATGGCATTCCTATTTACATAGGGCCTTACGCACAAATTGGCTTACCGGTATTTCCTGTAACTTTCCAATCAGTAGATAGGATAGATGTGATTAAGGGTGGCTCAAGCGTGCAATATGGGCCTAATACCTTTGGTGGTGTAATAAATATTATTACTAAGCCTATTACGGATAAATGGGTTAATGAGGCGGCTGAGAGAATCACTTTTTGGAATAAGGCACAACCTAAAGATTGGGTAGATAAAAACGCCCATCCTATCAATAATAGCCTAGAAAATAATATGCTCTATAACACTTATGTTAAAACAGGTGGTAAGATTGGCAAGCATTTTGGCATTATGGCACAAGCTAATTGGGTGAGAGGGCAAGGCTTTAGAATCAATCAGCCCACTTCTATTTCCAATTACATGCTAGATGGCGAATACGATATTAACGAGAATAACGACATTAAAGCCTACTACCAATACTATGATTTTAATATGAGCACGCCCGGGAGTTTGGATTGGGCAAGCTATGAACAAAATCGTTTTGCTAATAACCGCCCCTATAACAAAAAATCAGGTAGAGCCAAGCGTTTTGGCATTGTCTATACGAATAGATTTGGAGATATAGATAAAGTAGGGGGGATATTCACTTTCACTTACTATACCCAAGATATGACAAGGAACTTCCAAATTGATTCTAACTATAATAGCTCTAACACACATTTGTGTTTAGAGGGTGTGGCATGCCCTTTTGGAGGGAATATGTATCCTTATACCTCTAATACTTATAATGGCTTTACTTTAGACCAAAATCCTAGAAGAGTCGTGTTTAATGCGTTTGAGCCAAAACTTAATTTAGTGGTTAATACCGGTAAAATCAAGCAAACTTTTATTATGGGTATGCGCTATTTTACTACGGATATGTATGCGAAAAATTTTAGAAACACCCTTAGTTGCAATAATGAAAATGCCTCTTGGTGTGATAATGGAGGGGTGAATCCTCAAGTTTATGAGGGGAGTGCGCCGGGAATGAGCGGGTGGTATGATAAGAAAAATCACTACCGCCGATGGAATAATGACTATGTAGCAGCATATATTAGCGATAAGATTGAAATGTTTGATAGCAAGCTTTCAATAACGCCGGGCGTGCGCTATACTTTTATGCAATATCACTACACCGGTGATAAATCTTGGGGTTATGAGCCACCTAAAATAGATTTGCAAAAAATTAGCAACATGAATGTATGGAACCCCTCAGTAAATATTGACTACACCGCTTATGAAGACAATAAGCACACAATGTTTACTTACTTTACCTATCAGCGCTCTTTCTTGCCCCCACAACTCAATGTGATTTCAGTGGGTAATGTAACCAATGAATATTTTACGCAACATTTTGACCAAGTAGAAGTGGGCGCAAGATATAGCTATAAGAATAAATTCAGCTTTAATGCAGATTATTATCGCATTTGGGCAAAAGACTATGCTACCGGACAATATGCTATCTATACAAGCGGGCCTAATAAGGGCAATATCCGCCCGGTTAATGGCTATTCTCAAGGTGTGGAATTAGAGGCATATTATCGCCCTATTCGTGGCTTACAATTCCATGCGGCCTTTAACTATATTGATACTAGAGTAACAAGCCATTTTGCCTTAACAGATTTAGCTGGCGATAGCCTAAAGGGCACAAGTTATAATAAGATGTTCCCTTTTGTTAGCCCTTATCAATTCATTTTTGATGCACGCTATACCTATAAGCGCACTACTTTTGGTCTCTCTAGCTATTTTTATAGCCGAGCTTATAGCAATATTGGCAACACGGTGGAGCGCAACACCTATTGGGATTTAGGTGGGAATAATATTAATGGTGGGGGTGCTGGCTGTGGTGCGTGGTGTATGACGGTAAGTAGAGGCGAATTGCCATGGTATTGGGTGTGGAATATTGAAGTTTCTCAAGTCTTTTGGGAAAATGGTAGGCATAGGGTTTATGGCTCTTTGCAAGTGAATAATCTTTTCAACATGCAATATTATTTCATTGGCATTGGCTCAAGTCCTAGTGGGTTTCAGTCTGCACCGGGGCGCTCTGTTACAGCGTATTTGAGTTATCAATTTTAA
- a CDS encoding outer membrane protein — MKNIFHKNGRLKAFCLSLVASLSLSELGAEEDGFFFGIDYQASLARQNIKNPGYASAQLLREEIKQGAQSVNSAAVPLAYYLELLGSKTVELMSQLCKGKDGECAPRIGGTSTPNLANYTPTDSGLLFNSLYILQTLLSMSQTPEYRQEALAGKIQPLVLSYGDLLPNGKPIQDLIPTLQPGQTFNITQAMMNVAQNIDTALGVIGANSTSPFASKESINASSANSGTMPNGGGADTPKTAGTPIADGAQQLYNYLMQAIVLGVAGVESMNLQTGDTKFGQNPFYWENVGTDKNPHYVYIGQHNGISIGDVATGMQGFGAQSSLLGAHSTISQIEALVKQGRSLALDTQILGEYLKQTVCQIGANLCGLKKGDTNEDIPLLPQYDIPKGWDATKVKEYIQATIQGTNGKAILPFYEPGSKTPTKIAVMGNIAGLQASKSLVQTQLERLVSGSKSLYEISYLPNLQALNSYQSGSMNGFGSKLGYKQFFGRKRNLGLRYYGFLDYGAVNFGSGNLKVGANLVTYGAGTDLLYNVFERSRGREKTTLGFFAGIQLAGQSWFTDVLDQLNGRMPSKISHSSFQFLFDLGVRTNFSKRKPGKHTFQQGMEVGVKIPTIQHTYFKTAGVSVSYLRNFSFYVGYTVGF, encoded by the coding sequence TTGAAAAACATTTTTCATAAAAATGGGCGCTTAAAGGCGTTTTGTCTTTCTCTAGTGGCAAGCTTGTCTCTAAGTGAGTTAGGAGCTGAAGAAGATGGATTCTTTTTTGGCATTGATTATCAAGCAAGCCTTGCTAGACAAAATATTAAAAACCCGGGTTATGCGAGCGCACAACTCTTAAGAGAAGAGATTAAGCAAGGGGCGCAGAGTGTTAATAGTGCTGCAGTGCCTCTAGCCTACTATTTAGAGCTTTTAGGTTCAAAAACGGTGGAATTGATGAGCCAACTTTGTAAAGGCAAAGATGGCGAGTGTGCTCCACGTATTGGTGGGACATCAACGCCTAACTTGGCTAATTACACTCCAACAGATAGTGGCTTATTGTTTAATTCGCTATATATATTGCAAACCTTGCTTTCTATGTCGCAAACTCCAGAATATAGGCAAGAGGCTCTTGCGGGTAAAATACAGCCTCTAGTGCTTAGCTATGGCGATTTATTACCAAATGGTAAGCCCATTCAAGACCTAATCCCTACCTTACAACCGGGTCAAACCTTTAATATCACTCAAGCAATGATGAATGTGGCTCAAAATATTGATACCGCATTAGGTGTTATTGGCGCTAACTCTACTTCGCCTTTTGCTAGTAAAGAATCTATCAATGCCTCTAGTGCAAATAGTGGCACAATGCCTAATGGTGGTGGTGCTGATACCCCTAAAACAGCTGGGACACCCATAGCTGATGGCGCACAACAACTCTACAATTACTTAATGCAAGCGATTGTGCTTGGGGTAGCTGGGGTTGAGTCTATGAACTTGCAAACAGGGGATACGAAGTTTGGTCAAAATCCTTTCTATTGGGAAAATGTTGGAACAGACAAAAATCCCCATTATGTCTATATCGGGCAACATAATGGTATTAGCATTGGTGATGTAGCAACCGGGATGCAAGGCTTTGGGGCGCAATCCTCTCTCTTAGGAGCGCACTCTACGATTTCTCAAATTGAGGCACTTGTAAAGCAAGGGCGCTCTCTAGCATTAGACACTCAAATTTTAGGCGAGTATCTCAAGCAGACTGTGTGTCAAATTGGAGCTAATCTCTGTGGTCTTAAAAAAGGAGACACTAATGAAGACATTCCTCTCCTACCACAATATGATATTCCTAAGGGTTGGGATGCAACAAAAGTTAAAGAATACATACAAGCTACCATTCAAGGCACTAATGGAAAAGCGATTTTACCTTTCTATGAACCCGGCTCAAAAACGCCAACTAAAATAGCCGTAATGGGAAATATTGCAGGATTGCAAGCATCTAAAAGCCTTGTTCAAACCCAACTAGAAAGACTTGTTTCAGGGTCTAAGAGTTTGTATGAAATCTCTTATTTACCCAATCTTCAAGCGCTCAATTCCTATCAATCAGGGAGTATGAATGGATTTGGCTCTAAGCTAGGTTATAAGCAATTCTTTGGGCGCAAGCGTAATTTAGGCTTACGCTATTATGGATTTTTGGATTATGGAGCTGTAAATTTTGGTAGTGGCAATTTAAAAGTTGGGGCAAACCTCGTAACCTATGGAGCAGGCACAGACTTGCTCTATAATGTGTTTGAGCGCTCAAGAGGGAGAGAGAAGACCACGCTTGGATTTTTTGCGGGGATTCAACTAGCAGGGCAGAGTTGGTTTACTGATGTGTTAGACCAGCTTAATGGTAGAATGCCAAGTAAAATAAGCCATTCATCATTCCAATTTTTATTTGATTTGGGGGTTAGAACCAACTTTTCTAAGAGAAAGCCCGGTAAACACACTTTTCAACAAGGTATGGAAGTGGGGGTCAAAATCCCTACTATCCAACACACTTATTTTAAAACGGCTGGGGTGAGTGTGAGCTATCTTCGTAATTTCAGTTTCTATGTAGGCTATACCGTAGGATTCTAA
- a CDS encoding nucleotidyl transferase AbiEii/AbiGii toxin family protein — protein MSFLSIPINETKLSFIKNNFVAQIQALEQFTPIIKNALILGLNPSSIKFGGGTALSMYYFQHRLSFDIDLFVNDAQHLGFFSPKLWIDDCSHFDSIRYIDQHNHIGVTNKDNIKVDVLVDYASNEGYVDNSKKIFAFDIYTESLENIIAKKITFRKTDNKTRDIFDIAVALYNDNNLFDKLLSSQKITKQDLLTLQNSLQELDKKRYSIEIDMVEPISHYKDLSLNAYQFLIEKIEQIKTALLLI, from the coding sequence ATGTCCTTTCTATCAATCCCTATCAATGAAACTAAGCTTAGTTTTATCAAAAACAATTTTGTAGCTCAAATTCAAGCTTTAGAGCAATTTACCCCCATTATTAAGAACGCTTTAATTTTAGGGCTTAATCCTAGTAGTATTAAGTTTGGCGGAGGCACAGCTTTGAGCATGTATTACTTCCAGCATAGATTAAGTTTTGATATTGATTTGTTTGTTAATGACGCTCAACATTTAGGATTCTTTAGCCCTAAATTATGGATAGATGATTGCAGTCATTTTGATAGCATTAGATACATAGACCAGCACAATCATATAGGCGTAACGAATAAAGATAATATTAAAGTAGATGTTTTAGTGGATTATGCAAGTAATGAGGGATATGTAGATAATTCTAAAAAGATTTTTGCTTTTGATATTTACACAGAAAGCCTAGAAAATATTATCGCTAAAAAGATTACTTTTAGAAAAACTGACAATAAAACAAGAGATATTTTTGATATAGCAGTCGCTCTATATAATGACAATAATTTATTTGACAAGCTATTAAGCTCTCAAAAGATAACCAAGCAAGACCTACTAACTCTTCAAAATTCTTTGCAAGAGTTAGATAAAAAGCGTTATAGCATAGAAATAGATATGGTAGAACCTATTTCACATTACAAAGACCTTTCTTTAAATGCTTATCAATTTTTGATAGAAAAAATAGAGCAGATTAAAACAGCCTTGCTTTTAATCTAG
- a CDS encoding HpaA family protein, producing the protein MKKCNLALVVGMLLATQALQADVAQEKAQKDYHHAINTGESTDLHFHYPIKGEQKPNNGHMVLLIDPKLEINKIIPQAYQKEFEKSLMVQISSLFERKGYSVSHVKSESEISEEMKKKARLALRVEGSMAILEDIVEESKDITEERVIDMSSGYVNLNLFEPKSGDIIHSFGVDISKIKAVIEHIMLTRTNSGGYMPKTVTHKVKETDHDRAIRKIMNQAYQKTMGHVSKELNLKNVMHYQQVASEIKKRK; encoded by the coding sequence ATGAAAAAATGTAATTTGGCTTTGGTAGTAGGAATGTTATTGGCAACTCAAGCTTTACAAGCTGATGTGGCTCAAGAAAAGGCGCAGAAAGATTATCACCATGCAATCAATACGGGTGAGTCTACGGATTTGCACTTTCATTATCCCATTAAAGGTGAGCAAAAGCCTAATAATGGGCATATGGTATTATTGATAGACCCAAAACTAGAAATCAATAAGATTATTCCACAAGCTTATCAAAAAGAGTTTGAAAAGTCTTTAATGGTGCAAATTAGCAGTCTTTTTGAAAGAAAGGGCTATAGCGTTTCGCATGTCAAAAGTGAAAGTGAAATTAGCGAAGAGATGAAGAAAAAGGCTCGCCTTGCTTTGCGTGTTGAAGGCAGTATGGCAATCTTAGAGGATATTGTAGAAGAAAGCAAGGATATTACTGAAGAAAGAGTGATTGATATGTCTTCAGGATATGTGAACTTAAACTTATTTGAGCCTAAGAGTGGGGATATTATCCATAGTTTTGGTGTGGATATTTCAAAAATTAAGGCAGTGATTGAACATATTATGCTTACACGCACTAATTCTGGTGGGTATATGCCAAAAACTGTTACTCATAAAGTTAAAGAGACAGACCATGATAGAGCTATTAGAAAGATTATGAATCAAGCATATCAAAAGACAATGGGTCATGTCTCTAAAGAATTAAACTTAAAAAATGTCATGCACTATCAGCAAGTGGCTAGTGAGATAAAAAAACGCAAATAA
- a CDS encoding ABC transporter permease: protein MRIQNFKANKRALVSLWVLVGLLVLSMGAKFWVNERPLFIYYHSKMYFPMFKDYAEVEFGGDFFTPTNYNDPYVKNTLLKDAFVVRALVPYSYDSIVMDLDSPAPTPPSLKHLLGTDDQARDVLARLVYGYRISILFGLLLTFFSVVIGVSLGAIQGYYGGLVDLIIQRLSEIWNGIPVLFLLITISSAFVSSFWLILILVLLFSWMGLAQVVRTEFLRARNMDYIKAAKALGANDLRIIFYHVLPNALVASITYIPFLMAASIATLVSLDFLGFGMPVGSASLGELVNQGKNNLTSPHLAIVAFLSIGVLLSVLVFIGEGVRDAFNSNMLK, encoded by the coding sequence ATGCGTATTCAAAACTTTAAAGCTAATAAACGAGCTTTGGTGTCATTATGGGTGTTAGTTGGCTTATTAGTATTATCTATGGGGGCAAAGTTTTGGGTTAATGAGCGCCCCCTATTTATTTACTATCATTCCAAAATGTATTTTCCTATGTTTAAAGATTACGCTGAAGTGGAGTTTGGGGGCGACTTTTTTACCCCTACTAATTATAATGACCCCTATGTTAAAAACACGCTTTTAAAAGATGCGTTTGTTGTGCGTGCTTTAGTGCCTTATAGTTATGATAGTATTGTAATGGATTTAGATTCTCCTGCCCCAACCCCGCCAAGTCTCAAACATCTTTTAGGCACAGATGACCAAGCTAGAGATGTGCTTGCTCGCCTTGTATATGGCTATCGCATTTCTATTTTATTTGGGTTATTATTGACCTTTTTTAGCGTGGTTATTGGGGTAAGCTTAGGAGCGATTCAAGGCTATTATGGGGGGTTAGTGGATTTAATTATCCAACGCTTAAGCGAAATTTGGAATGGTATCCCTGTGCTATTTTTACTCATTACTATTTCTAGTGCGTTTGTTTCTAGCTTTTGGCTCATTTTAATTTTAGTGCTACTTTTTAGCTGGATGGGATTAGCTCAAGTGGTAAGAACAGAGTTTTTAAGGGCAAGAAATATGGATTACATTAAGGCTGCAAAAGCTTTAGGGGCGAATGATTTACGCATTATTTTTTATCATGTTTTGCCTAATGCGCTTGTAGCAAGTATTACTTATATCCCTTTTTTAATGGCTGCAAGCATCGCTACTTTAGTATCTTTAGATTTCTTAGGCTTTGGCATGCCTGTAGGGAGTGCGTCTTTAGGTGAATTAGTCAATCAAGGCAAAAACAATCTCACTTCACCGCATTTAGCCATAGTAGCGTTTTTATCTATTGGAGTGTTGCTTTCAGTGTTAGTATTTATTGGTGAAGGGGTGCGTGATGCGTTCAATTCTAACATGCTCAAATAG
- the guaA gene encoding glutamine-hydrolyzing GMP synthase, protein MVLVLDFGSQYTQLIARRLRESGVYAEIVPFFESVENIQKKAPKGLILSGGPASVYAKDAYKPSEKIFELGLPILGICYGMQYVVDFFGGKVACANEQEFGKATLEITKNSMLFEGVKTKSLVWMSHMDKVVELPKDFTTIAISANSPHCAIEYKKIFGLQFHPEVIQSEEGGRILENFALQICGCEKTWGMKNFAKEEIARLKEHVGNAKVLCAVSGGVDSTVVATLLHKAIKDNLIAVFVDHGLLRKNEKEMVQTMFRDLQIPLNTIDAKKIFLSKLKGVSEPELKRKIIGETFIEVFEKEAKKHHLKDKIEFLAQGTLYPDVIESVSVKGPSKVIKSHHNVGGLPEWMDFELIEPLRELFKDEVRSLGRELGVPESMLMRHPFPGPGLAIRILGEITEDKLKCLQEADAIFIEELKKANLYDKVWQAFCVLLNALSVGVMGDNRTYENVVCLRAVNASDGMTASFSHLEHAFLEKVSNRITNEVSGINRVVYDITSKPPGTIEWE, encoded by the coding sequence ATGGTTTTAGTATTAGATTTTGGGAGTCAATATACTCAGCTGATTGCAAGGCGCTTGAGAGAGAGTGGAGTTTATGCTGAGATAGTTCCCTTTTTTGAAAGTGTAGAAAATATTCAAAAAAAAGCGCCCAAAGGCTTGATTCTAAGTGGAGGTCCAGCAAGCGTGTATGCCAAAGATGCCTACAAGCCTAGTGAAAAAATCTTTGAGTTAGGTTTGCCAATTTTAGGGATTTGTTATGGCATGCAGTATGTGGTGGATTTTTTTGGTGGGAAAGTAGCTTGTGCGAATGAGCAAGAGTTTGGTAAGGCTACTTTAGAAATCACTAAAAATTCCATGCTTTTTGAGGGTGTGAAAACAAAAAGTCTTGTATGGATGAGTCATATGGACAAGGTTGTAGAATTGCCCAAAGATTTTACTACCATTGCAATAAGTGCTAATTCACCCCATTGTGCGATTGAATATAAAAAGATTTTTGGTTTGCAATTCCACCCAGAAGTGATTCAAAGTGAAGAAGGGGGTAGAATTTTAGAGAATTTTGCCCTTCAAATTTGTGGTTGCGAAAAAACTTGGGGAATGAAAAATTTTGCCAAAGAAGAAATTGCTAGATTAAAAGAGCATGTTGGCAATGCTAAGGTTTTGTGTGCGGTGAGTGGGGGAGTAGATTCTACCGTGGTAGCAACCTTGCTACATAAGGCGATTAAAGATAATTTAATTGCTGTATTTGTCGACCATGGTTTGTTGCGTAAAAATGAAAAAGAAATGGTGCAAACGATGTTTAGGGATTTGCAAATTCCTCTAAACACTATAGATGCTAAAAAAATCTTTTTGTCTAAATTAAAGGGTGTGAGTGAGCCAGAATTAAAACGAAAAATAATTGGTGAGACCTTTATTGAAGTGTTTGAAAAAGAGGCTAAAAAGCACCACTTAAAAGATAAGATTGAGTTTTTAGCCCAAGGCACATTGTATCCTGATGTGATTGAATCAGTAAGTGTTAAAGGGCCTTCAAAGGTAATTAAATCGCACCATAATGTAGGCGGGTTACCTGAATGGATGGATTTTGAGCTTATAGAGCCATTAAGAGAGTTGTTTAAAGATGAAGTGCGCTCACTTGGAAGAGAGCTAGGTGTGCCAGAAAGCATGCTTATGCGCCATCCTTTCCCCGGACCCGGACTTGCTATAAGGATTTTGGGTGAAATCACAGAAGATAAGCTTAAATGCTTGCAAGAGGCTGATGCTATTTTTATTGAAGAGCTTAAAAAAGCTAATTTATATGATAAGGTGTGGCAAGCTTTTTGTGTGCTACTAAATGCTCTTTCAGTAGGGGTTATGGGAGATAATCGCACTTATGAAAATGTCGTGTGTTTAAGGGCAGTGAATGCTAGTGATGGCATGACAGCGAGCTTTTCACACTTAGAACATGCATTTTTAGAAAAAGTATCTAATCGTATCACCAATGAAGTGAGTGGGATTAATCGTGTGGTGTATGATATCACTTCTAAGCCACCCGGAACAATTGAGTGGGAATAG